One genomic region from bacterium encodes:
- a CDS encoding efflux RND transporter permease subunit translates to MMRWIVGSSMRLRLVMTAIAALLMVFGFTQLRKMPVDALPEFTRPYVEIQAEALGLSAQEVEAMITTPFEADMMNGTPWAEEIRSVSIPGLSSVTLIFERGTDIMKARQVAQERMTEIFALPQVSKPPAMVNPVASAGRCMEIGVTSSKHSLIDLSVLARWTITPRLMGLSGVANVSIWGERERQLQVQVDPEKLRAEGVSLMQVITTAGNSLWASPLTFLEASTPGTGGWIDTPNQRLGIRHILPIQTAEDLAKVPIEGTPSKRLGDIATVIEDHQPLIGDAFVNDEASLILVVEKFPWANTKQVTQDVEKALGFVKK, encoded by the coding sequence ATGATGCGTTGGATCGTTGGGTCGAGCATGCGGCTTCGACTCGTGATGACTGCAATTGCGGCGTTGCTGATGGTTTTCGGCTTCACGCAACTGCGCAAAATGCCGGTGGATGCTCTGCCGGAGTTCACGCGGCCGTATGTTGAAATTCAAGCAGAAGCCCTCGGGCTTTCGGCCCAAGAGGTGGAGGCCATGATCACCACGCCGTTTGAGGCGGATATGATGAATGGCACGCCCTGGGCGGAGGAGATCCGTTCTGTGTCGATTCCCGGGTTGTCGTCGGTCACCCTCATCTTTGAGCGAGGAACCGATATTATGAAGGCCCGGCAAGTCGCGCAGGAGCGTATGACAGAAATCTTTGCCCTGCCGCAAGTTTCGAAGCCGCCGGCCATGGTCAACCCCGTTGCCTCGGCCGGCCGCTGCATGGAAATTGGCGTGACCTCGAGCAAACATTCTCTGATCGATTTGTCAGTGCTCGCCCGCTGGACGATTACGCCGCGGCTGATGGGCTTGTCTGGTGTGGCCAATGTCTCTATTTGGGGCGAGCGCGAGCGGCAGTTGCAAGTGCAGGTAGACCCGGAAAAACTGCGCGCTGAAGGCGTAAGCCTGATGCAAGTCATCACCACTGCCGGCAATTCGTTGTGGGCCTCCCCTTTGACCTTTTTGGAAGCCTCGACGCCGGGCACGGGCGGCTGGATTGACACGCCCAATCAAAGACTTGGCATCAGACATATCCTGCCCATTCAAACGGCGGAAGATCTGGCCAAAGTGCCTATCGAAGGCACTCCGTCGAAGCGTCTTGGCGATATTGCCACTGTCATTGAAGATCACCAGCCGCTTATCGGAGACGCCTTTGTCAATGACGAGGCCTCTCTAATTCTGGTGGTTGAGAAATTTCCGTGGGCCAACACCAAGCAGGTGACGCAGGATGTTGAAAAAGCATTAGGGTTTGTTAAAAAATAA